In the genome of Chaetodon trifascialis isolate fChaTrf1 chromosome 21, fChaTrf1.hap1, whole genome shotgun sequence, the window cctGTCACTTGTCTCTAGATACAATAGCTGAAGTTTGTCCTGTTGTCCCATCCACGGAGACCATGCCAGAACCTGGAGAGGAACCAGTCACTCCAAGCCCAAAGTCGTCCCTAAACCTGGCTGGCCTTAAAGCTGCCTTTTCAAGTCATCAGAGCTCTAATTCTGGGAACAAGTCAAGTGTGTCCAAAGCTGCAAACTGTGGCCCAGCACAGAAAACACTACAGTCCTTTTTTAAGGGCACCGTCAAACCTCCTTTCTGCACCCCGAGTGTCAAATCTCCTGTGAAACCCACAAGAGATCCAGCAAAGTGCTCCCCAATGGGAAAGTCAGTGCTGGATGCGTTCAGGTACGGTGCGACATTCAGTGATCCAAACTCTGAGAGAGACAGTGCTTTGTCCAGTTGTGACGTTACCACGGCAATGCCAGATGTTCAGTGTTCTGGTCTGGAGTCCAGTTCTCCTGAGCCATCTGCCGATGGACTGAGTGTAAAAGAGGAGCCATTCAAAGAAACGTCTGACAACAGTCACGTTGTTTCTGAAGAAGCAGAGATTGAGGATGAGCCGCGCAGCTCCTGCAAGGACTACGCTGTTAGCCCAGATGCCAAGAGGGCCAGGACAGAGAAGCCGTATTTCCCCACAGAACACCAGTCCAACACGCTTTCAAGCCGTTTTGAGAAATCCTCCTTGACAGTGGACGCTCCAGTCTGCCGACAGAGGAGGACGGTGCCTCTCCACTTCTCTTTCCAGGAGCTGGCGGGGAAGATGAAGCGGTTACAGGATCAGCAGAAACAGAGGCCCGGGGGGGATCTGCTCTATCGACGCTTCAGGGCCAAGATCAACCCCGGAGAAAATCAGAGTGCAGAGGACGAGCTCAAGAGAGAAATAAGGTAGTTCATTCCTGTAACCACTACTGAACGAATGTGCCAGTATTGTTGTGTAATTTCCACTGTAGTTAATGATCTGTGTTTCATCCCTACAGCAAAGACATGTTCAAGCAGATGGAGATCATTGGTCAGTTTAACCTGGGCTTCATTATCACCAAATTTAACTCCGACATCTTCATGATTGACCAGCATGCCACGGATGAGAAATACAACTttgagatgctgcagcagcacaccgTGCTCCAAGGACAGAAACTCATCGCGTAAGACTTGAAATCAGTTGATAAATCCTTCCCTCTGTTGTTTAGATTTTCCTTTTTGCTGGTCAGTGAtctacttttgtttttccttttatgttTGCAGCCCTCAGAAGCTTCAcctcactgctgtcagtgaaaacGTACTCATCGAAAACATTGAGATTTTCAGAAAGAATGGCTTTGAATTCCTTATCGATGAGGACGGTATGAAAgtttaaagtgattttttttttttcccatttgatGATTACAAATACTGAAACACCTTCTTTACTGTGACTGCAGCTCAGGTGATGGAGAGGGTTAAGCTGGTGTCTCTGCCCACCAGTAAAAACTGGACATTTGGCCCAGCTGACATTGAAGAGCTGATCTTCATGCTGAGTGACAGCCCAGGGGTCATGTGCCGACCGTCCCGCGTCAGGCAGATGTTTGCATCCCGAGCCTGTCGAAAAtctgtgagttcatagtgacaaCAGTGGCTATAGGACTGCACACATGTTTTTGAAGTTGTAATACAGTACTGAAATTAGTGGAAGCAAATGACTGCATGGAAGATCAGCTAGACTAGACACAGACTAATTGAGTGACTTTTCTATTTTCCTCATGTGATCTCTTGTTTTGCTCATGTCCATCCAAAGGTGATGATTGGCACTGCTCTGAGTGTCAGTGAGATGAAGAAGCTCCTGGTCCACATGGGGGAGATTGAGCATCCATGGAACTGTCCTCATGGCAGGCCCACCATGAGACACCTCGCAAACCTAGACATCATCTCAAAAGACTGAGCGTGTCAAGGAAGGAACTGTTGGAGCATTGCACTTTACACTGGCTTGTTGTAAGAGGAACAGTTGTACTTTCATTCCAGTTTATTTCTGTCACACAGATACATAGTAGATTGAGTCCAAGTAAgagatactgtatatttgtatggCTCACATGCTATGCTGTTTAGAATGTAAGATATGTTgggttttatttgtattttgcatcaaaatttatattttttagtttttaacaCCTAATTAATAGGGGAAATAAACAAGGTATATTGCaacatgtgttgtttttctgtcatctgtGCTCTTAaatgcagtggtggaagaagtatttaataccacactgtgaaaacactccaccacaagtaaaagtcctgcattcacagCCTTGAAGTATCTAAGTCTCAGCAGCAAAATTTACTTGAGCTATCAAACAATGGTTGGATTCCAACTTGTGGCCCTTTGTGCATGTTGTTCCCTTTCTCTTTACCCCCGTTCCTCCctgttttgtttaataaaggttcaatgccaaacaaacaaacaaacaaatcaccAACATCAAGTGTTTACGGTGTTACCCTTTTTGACTGGCAAACGTTGCCGTAGTCGTAAGCGTCCCTTACCGTTACCATGGAGATAGCTTGCGCGAGAGACGCATGAACGGCGCATTATGACACAggggaaagaaaacaagaaaactaCGACAAAAAACGATAAACAGGAACACGACAAAACGTGTGGAAACGCAGGGCTGCCAGAGACAGcggaagaaaaagagaaaagaaagtctGTGAGCTGCCCTGCAGGTTTAAAGGTGAACTCGGCGGATGAAGAGCGCGACCAAACCGACCACCGAGGCCATCATGTCAGCCAGAGGCAGCCCGAGAGTGACGACACTTCTGAACTCCCTACACTTGTTAGCTTAACTGTACACAGGTAAATTAGCACTTTTTGTATTAATTAGAATTTTTTTTAGAGCACCCACACTCCGGGCTAGCTGTAACTGACGAGTGTGTTTTGGTGTCCTGCTGACAGATATGAAGGGGAGCTGTGTGAAGGCCAGTTTCATGGAGAAGGGGTCGCTTGTTTTGAAGGAGGCCATATTTACAAGGTGCAATGCAAAGACTACTTCAGTCCATTTACATAAATAGAAATCTATTTAAGTGTCCTTTGCTGTAATTTCCACAAGGCCAAACAAAACTATATCATAAAGTCAGTGCTCTGTTTTTCTGAAGGGGATGTTTTCCAAGGGACTTATGAATGGACGTGGTGTCTTCATACAGTCAGGCGGATTGAAATATGAGGTATAATAACGATACAATAACTAATGAACTGAAACTGAGTGTTTCTTGACACTTTTCAAAGTGCTCAAGAAACGCCCATTATGATGCATATATGCAGACAAAATCTTGAGGTGAATTTTTAATCCAACAGGGAGAATTTATGTGCAACAGGCCCAGGGGCCAGGGCACCTACACCTGGCCGGATGGCAGCTCCTATGAGGGGGAGGTGTATAATGGTATGCGACATGGGACTGGAACctacaaatgtgcaaaaaatggCGTGTCATACAGAGGGCAGTGGGATTGGGGCAAGAGGCATGGAAAGGTATGATCCTACAATTTATGTTAGGTAtagtctttttatttttttaaggttttcttttttgtaattgaTTGTCTTTGTGTTAGGGTGCAGTGTATTATAACCACGATAAGACCTCTTGGTACAAAGGAGACTGGGTAAAGAACAACAGAGAGGGATGGGGGGTGAGACGGTATGTATGGACAGCATGATTAATAATCATCAGCCTGAGCTGCATTTGAATTGCCCAAAGGTGACATCTGTGTCTCTAACAGCTACCCCTCTGGTAATATTTACTCTGGTGAGTGGAAGAACAACCTAAGACATGGAGCGGGCACGATGAGGTGGCTGACACCAAGACAGCAGTATGATGGCATGTGGCAGAATGGAGTCCAGGTCTGAAAGCACGCCATGTGCACATATACGTAGTATTATCTCAGCCCTCTCTCAGACTGTTAACATCAATGTTGCATTAATTCCAGTACAATATCTTTTAATCCTCCTTAAAAGTCAAACCTGacttctgttttttgttgtgaatCACATGAGCTGTCTTTTCTGGCAGCACGGACAAGGCACTCACGTCTGGATCCTGAGGCAAGCGAATGGATCCCAGTATTCCCAGAGCAATCAGTACACAGGCGATTTCGTTCAGGGTCACAGGCACGGACAGGGAACCTTTTACTATGCTGGTGGTGCGGTCTATGAAGGAGAATGgagtaacaacaaaagacatGCAAAGGTTAGTCAGTGATACGGTCAGTACACATCGGTCCCCTAAAATCTAGGGTTGAAACAATTGGAGACTCCTTACTTGGAAGTGCTTCTTATTAATGCTTCAGAAGTGCACTATACATAACAGTGGATTAATGTTAGAGCAGATATGATCTGCCATCCACATatggaaaacatttcaaactcagtGTTCTTCCTCAGGCAGCGTTGAGGTGTAGTGCTGCAGTGAATTGCACAGAAAGGATTTGCACCTATTGCTTGCTGATAAAGTGTTTCCATTTCACTTGTTTGACTCACTcaacacctgacacacacatatgtagtaAAAAGAAATTGTAAAAGTGGCTGTACTGTATGGTTCATAGGGCAAATTCACTTTGAAGGATGGCCGTGTCTTTGAAGGAGAACTTAAGGATGATCAGATGATGACACACAACCTGAATGGAAACGGAGCTCCCATTCCTCTGTGTGGTAAACACCTACAGTGCTTTCAAAAGGCTTGACCTGCCATCAATCACATCATTAACAGCGTTAGAGCCCTCAGGTACAATGGCTTATAATTTTGTGTCTGCTACAGGTGCATTTCCTCTGTCAGGTACTGAATCATCTCTCTTAGGACCAGACATGGCTCTGAACATTGAACATCTGCTGGATGCAATccctgagagagagcgagataCTGAGCGTAAACAGGTCAGGTCTCACTTCACGCTGGAAAATAT includes:
- the pms2 gene encoding mismatch repair endonuclease PMS2 isoform X1; its protein translation is MSDACSSEPAGAIKAIDKHSVHQICSGQVVLTLATAVKELVENSIDAGATNIDVRLKECGAELVEVSDNGKGVEEANFEGLTLKHHTSKLRDFSDLIHVETFGFRGEALSSLCALSNLSVVTCHESSQVGTKLVFDHKGHLVQQSPHPRQQGSTVSLQQLFYTLPVRHKEFQRNIKKEYAKMIHVLQSYCIVSTGVRITCSNQNGQGKRSTVLSTSGSQSMRDNIGAIFGPKQLQSLLPFQQLTPTENVIEEYGLKEADLPKQMFSITGFVSQGDHGVGRSATDRQFFFINNRPCDPLKVTKLVNEVYHMYNRHQYPFVALNIAVSSECVDVNVTPDKRQIFLQEEKLLLAVLKTSLTNMYEAGVNKISLNYTPTPSINTIAEVCPVVPSTETMPEPGEEPVTPSPKSSLNLAGLKAAFSSHQSSNSGNKSSVSKAANCGPAQKTLQSFFKGTVKPPFCTPSVKSPVKPTRDPAKCSPMGKSVLDAFRYGATFSDPNSERDSALSSCDVTTAMPDVQCSGLESSSPEPSADGLSVKEEPFKETSDNSHVVSEEAEIEDEPRSSCKDYAVSPDAKRARTEKPYFPTEHQSNTLSSRFEKSSLTVDAPVCRQRRTVPLHFSFQELAGKMKRLQDQQKQRPGGDLLYRRFRAKINPGENQSAEDELKREISKDMFKQMEIIGQFNLGFIITKFNSDIFMIDQHATDEKYNFEMLQQHTVLQGQKLIAPQKLHLTAVSENVLIENIEIFRKNGFEFLIDEDAQVMERVKLVSLPTSKNWTFGPADIEELIFMLSDSPGVMCRPSRVRQMFASRACRKSVMIGTALSVSEMKKLLVHMGEIEHPWNCPHGRPTMRHLANLDIISKD
- the pms2 gene encoding mismatch repair endonuclease PMS2 isoform X2, with the protein product MSDACSEPAGAIKAIDKHSVHQICSGQVVLTLATAVKELVENSIDAGATNIDVRLKECGAELVEVSDNGKGVEEANFEGLTLKHHTSKLRDFSDLIHVETFGFRGEALSSLCALSNLSVVTCHESSQVGTKLVFDHKGHLVQQSPHPRQQGSTVSLQQLFYTLPVRHKEFQRNIKKEYAKMIHVLQSYCIVSTGVRITCSNQNGQGKRSTVLSTSGSQSMRDNIGAIFGPKQLQSLLPFQQLTPTENVIEEYGLKEADLPKQMFSITGFVSQGDHGVGRSATDRQFFFINNRPCDPLKVTKLVNEVYHMYNRHQYPFVALNIAVSSECVDVNVTPDKRQIFLQEEKLLLAVLKTSLTNMYEAGVNKISLNYTPTPSINTIAEVCPVVPSTETMPEPGEEPVTPSPKSSLNLAGLKAAFSSHQSSNSGNKSSVSKAANCGPAQKTLQSFFKGTVKPPFCTPSVKSPVKPTRDPAKCSPMGKSVLDAFRYGATFSDPNSERDSALSSCDVTTAMPDVQCSGLESSSPEPSADGLSVKEEPFKETSDNSHVVSEEAEIEDEPRSSCKDYAVSPDAKRARTEKPYFPTEHQSNTLSSRFEKSSLTVDAPVCRQRRTVPLHFSFQELAGKMKRLQDQQKQRPGGDLLYRRFRAKINPGENQSAEDELKREISKDMFKQMEIIGQFNLGFIITKFNSDIFMIDQHATDEKYNFEMLQQHTVLQGQKLIAPQKLHLTAVSENVLIENIEIFRKNGFEFLIDEDAQVMERVKLVSLPTSKNWTFGPADIEELIFMLSDSPGVMCRPSRVRQMFASRACRKSVMIGTALSVSEMKKLLVHMGEIEHPWNCPHGRPTMRHLANLDIISKD
- the rsph10b gene encoding radial spoke head 10 homolog B, producing MTQGKENKKTTTKNDKQEHDKTCGNAGLPETAEEKEKRKSVSCPAGLKVNSADEERDQTDHRGHHVSQRQPESDDTSELPTLVSLTVHRYEGELCEGQFHGEGVACFEGGHIYKGMFSKGLMNGRGVFIQSGGLKYEGEFMCNRPRGQGTYTWPDGSSYEGEVYNGMRHGTGTYKCAKNGVSYRGQWDWGKRHGKGAVYYNHDKTSWYKGDWVKNNREGWGVRRYPSGNIYSGEWKNNLRHGAGTMRWLTPRQQYDGMWQNGVQHGQGTHVWILRQANGSQYSQSNQYTGDFVQGHRHGQGTFYYAGGAVYEGEWSNNKRHAKGKFTLKDGRVFEGELKDDQMMTHNLNGNGAPIPLCGAFPLSGTESSLLGPDMALNIEHLLDAIPERERDTERKQVEFAVLMQGTELRSVYSFYSRLGHGHSSNNFFLLTRLQLWRLLKDCNIHHHDITLTQIDHLIKEDATTAEIHSPFTPMLLRKLLSCLVVVAHHIYNKDMVSQKNLLAACFSKLMTDNILPNAKNVKGFLFRQPDRAVVAVNYLKKSWEIYEVYCKVNAAPRDDQTTTYRHLLWMFKDLHLLDNNLTAGRLLEIITAESRDPSNMSSCLDLEMTFLEFFEVLLGSAEVKCQQVSDGLEEGGVLSSPYTKARRDVPVAEASEKILLTTNSTSQSTRDTAESSTAQVTDSQQDVKIKVHEEPQPAGHTEDQRDEGKSVQTRGAEAKGREPELWMQAIHQFFNHYFFPAFEHKQLVFINMKEERLCQQAQRRIALAKAQHSAR